The following coding sequences lie in one Helicoverpa zea isolate HzStark_Cry1AcR chromosome 14, ilHelZeax1.1, whole genome shotgun sequence genomic window:
- the LOC124636684 gene encoding odorant receptor 4-like — MSYTDLPFSLLSEIRADNFLEGVRVLPVDIMFAHDIVKMILALVRRADLRDMILEVGELWPKNLAPDDQKTVILKAWLRKIKIPLDLYFMFAMMNLGLFELIPFLISCFYLLKGDKVYLFPFQLPKFWEVDSIITYLLTYVWEVVGTVPCQMCLYLPFDLIIVIMTSNVSALLRLLQVDLKNAIKLRDEQHKTKSHLNVSDTQSYEELKRIIEIHQRLLRIADQLSSIFGLVIFIHVACAALEICFFGFLTMVYGGLAETIANMLTVLNAVFTIFLLSLSGQFLCDTSSEVADAAYESYWYESDHKVKKLTLSIIIRAQRPSYLSALGFSQLTLKSFSKIMSSAWTYFSLLIQMYEET; from the exons ATGTCGTACACCGATCTCCCG TTTAGTTTGCTTTCTGAAATAAGAGCTGATAATTTTTTGGAGGGTGTTCGCGTTTTGCCCGTTGATATCATGTTTGCTCATG ACATAGTGAAAATGATATTAGCTCTCGTAAGGAGAGCTGACTTAAGGGACATGATCCTGGAAGTCGGTGAGTTGTGGCCGAAGAACCTAGCACCCGATGACCAAAAGACTGTGATACTGAAGGCTTGGCTGAGGAAGATCAAGATTCCTCTTGATT TATACTTTATGTTCGCAATGATGAACCTGGGCCTCTTCGAGTTAATACCATTCCTCATATCATGCTTCTACCTACTGAAGGGAGACAAGGTTTACCTGTTTCCCTTCCAATTGCCCAAGTTCTGGGAAGTCGACTCCATCATCACTTACCTACTCACCTATGTTTGGGAGGTGGTTGGCA CGGTGCCGTGCCAGATGTGTCTATACCTGCCTTTTGACTTAATAATCGTAATAATGACATCCAATGTAAGCGCACTCCTGCGACTGTTACAAGTGGACTTGAAAAACGCCATCAAATTGCGTGACGAACAACATAAAACTAAGAGTCATTTAAATGTTTCTGACACTCAGAGTTATGAGGAATTGAAACGAATTATTGAAATACATCAACGATTGTTAAG GATAGCGGACCAACTGTCGAGTATTTTCGGCTTGGTAATATTCATTCACGTTGCGTGCGCTGCTCTTGAAATCTGCTTCTTTGGGTTTCTGACCATG GTATATGGCGGTCTAGCTGAAACGATTGCTAATATGCTGACGGTTCTCAACGCAGTTTTCACTATTTTCCTCTTGTCACTCTCTGGTCAATTCTTGTGTGATACG aGTTCAGAAGTAGCAGATGCAGCCTATGAAAGTTATTGGTACGAAAGTGATCATAAAGTGAAGAAGCTAACACTGTCGATCATTATCAG AGCTCAGCGGCCTAGCTATTTATCAGCCCTTGGATTTTCTCAATTGACACTCAAATCATTTTCTAAG ATTATGAGCTCAGCTTGGACCTACTTTTCGTTACTGATTCAAATGTATGAAGAGACCTAA